In the Clavelina lepadiformis chromosome 8, kaClaLepa1.1, whole genome shotgun sequence genome, one interval contains:
- the LOC143468447 gene encoding mpv17-like protein 2 → MSIWLKSFSRALQSLFTNRYAVVANTVTAGGITLVADCLTQTAESQFHEKLWDKERSRNMTILSTACAPVLHYWYRFLDNKFKGKSRYAVSRKVFLDVAIAPVYYVFYIGGLSKLKNYSSEKTVEEIKDKIPLMVGSELVFWPVLQSINFLVFPPHYRLIGMKFNELVLGVVYSHILNNDYSVRQVIDHLFPKKD, encoded by the coding sequence ATGTCTATTTGGCTTAAATCTTTTTCTAGGGCCCTTCAATCCCTGTTTACTAACAGATATGCAGTCGTTGCAAACACAGTGACAGCAGGAGGTATAACTTTGGTTGCTGATTGCTTGACTCAAACAGCAGAGTCTCAGTTTCATGAAAAATTGTGGGACAAAGAACGTTCAAGAAACATGACAATTTTATCAACAGCATGTGCCCCAGTATTGCATTACTGGTATAGATTTCTTGACAACAAATTCAAAGGAAAATCTCGCTATGCTGTTTCaagaaaagtatttctggaTGTTGCAATAGCTCCTGTGtattatgttttttacattGGTGGCCTAAGCAAACTGAAAAATTATTCTTCGGAAAAAACTGTTGAAGAAATAAAGGACAAAATTCCGTTAATGGTTGGAAGTGAGTTAGTATTTTGGCCTGTTTTACAGTCGATAAATTTTCTCGTATTCCCACCTCATTACAGGCTTATAGGAATGAAATTTAATGAACTGGTTTTAGGTGTTGTTTATTCACATATTCTTAATAATGATTATAGTGTTCGGCAAGTTATAGACCACTTGTTTCCAAAAAAGGATTGA
- the LOC143468449 gene encoding kinesin-like protein KIF9 isoform X1, with translation MMSSGRNRVKIFVRFRPTPNFAHDSVEFLNDGQTINIHAKKEDKRQTVNNQLLDWSFKVDGILHNASQEQVYETVVADMTTKALNGFNGTLLAYGQTGAGKTYTITGATENYKQRGTIPRAIAQIFRSVEEQSDQAIVIRISYLEIYNENMFDLLSTLPEGSSSNNGGYDNQMTIVEGANGSICVKGLSMHVANNEGEALNLLFEGETNRAIASHSLNKNSSRSHCIFTIHIESRSRTESNAKYVTSKLNLVDLAGSERLGKTGSEGQIQKEAMYINKSLTFLEQTVIALADKHRGHIPYRQTKLTHALKDSIGGKCCTTMIANVYGDFPQLDETISTLRFAMRMKCVPVEPAVNEHYDPWLLVRELDANIKNLKQELDMHNTLANRAQVSYSSLSDGQMNDIKKQVRLFLEGKTSEIDVTSLHQIGAIFTQFRSVVLEMERDINQQYKNKFLLLDKSDSDAMLAVQKAGLPLDDHGNYAGTSETAFTVVPIATQQATAAPASKQKQQPPASPKRKSGKKSRGGGSPTGRGPASPSPQAEPGAKPAKSGATQPSVQLATTDGAESTKKEESFPTDSVTEEKKTSRPSTPPTRPQAFEEFKKERGQEINRILNENKTILMSKKRIVRDLAHAVNATKHMIDGTRVALERKKNERIEQGEFVNEEGETVIDEEEFQLISQLKNLKQTYRHDYDELRNVKTEVEYCQKLVDQCRQKLVQEFDAWYNDSFMQDNHETSASVGYGARPGIIVPARLTLNSQQANLEDDQEKFERVQQELLMDHQDSAAFYNAKMRTRRRQIYEKAMAQPQPNRQLPPGVPQVSMRNKPPNQMSYVY, from the exons ATGATGAGTTCTGGAAGGAATCGTGTTAAGATTTTTGTCAGGTTTCGGCCTACACCTAACTTTGCCCACGACTCGGTTGAGTTTCTTAACGATGGCCAG ACTATCAACATTCATGCCAAGAAAGAGGACAAACGCCAGACTGTGAACAATCAGCTGCTTGATTGGTCATTTAAAGTGGATGGCATCCTCCATAATGCAAGCCAGGAACAA GTATATGAAACAGTTGTTGCTGATATGACCACAAAAGCACTTAACGGTTTCAACGGGACCTTGCTAGCGTATGGGCAAACTGGTGCAGGTAAAACATACACTATCACTGGGGCTACTGAAAATTACAAGCAACGTGGAACTATTCCCCGGGCAATCGCTCAG ATTTTCAGATCAGTGGAAGAGCAAAGTGACCAGGCCATTGTCATTCGCATCTCTTACCTTGAAatttacaatgaaaatatgtttgattTGTTGTCCACATTACCTGAGGGGTCTTCTTCAAACAatg GTGGTTATGACAATCAAATGACTATAGTGGAAGGTGCCAACGGATCAATCTGTGTAAAAGGCCTGTCCATGCACGTAG CCAACAATGAAGGTGAAGCGCTCAATTTGCTGTTTGAAGGAGAAACAAATCGTGCAATTGCATCCCATAGCCTCAACAAGAATTCGTCCAGATCTCACTGCATTTTTACCATCCACATTGAA TCACGATCACGAACAGAATCAAATGCCAAGTATGTCACCTCAAAATTAAACTTAGTTGATTTGGCTGGCTCTGAACGTTTGGGCAAAACAGGA TCTGAAGGTCAGATACAAAAAGAGGCAATGTACATCAATAAATCTCTCACGTTCTTGGAGCAAACCGTGATTGCTCTGGCTGATAAACACAGAGGACACATTCCCTACCGACAAACTAAATTAACCCACGCTTTGAAG GATTCTATTGGTGGAAAGTGCTGCACGACAATGATTGCTAACGTTTATGGAGATTTTCCTCAGTTGGATGAAACG ATATCAACACTGCGGTTTGCAATGAGAATGAAGTGTGTGCCAGTGGAGCCAGCTGTGAATGAACATTACGATCCATGGCTTCTTGTCCGAGAGCTGGATGCCAATATTAAAAACCTCAAGCAG gaattagacatgcataaCACCCTGGCAAATCGTGCTCAAGTCAGCTATAGCTCCTTGTCTGATGGACAAATGAATGACATAAAGAAACAG GTTCGACTCTTTCTTGAAGGAAAAACAAGTGAGATTGACGTCACAAGCTTGCATCAGATTGGTGCAATATTTACACAGTTTCGCAGCGTTGTGCTTGAAATGGAACGAGATATAAACCAACAGTACAAGAACAAATTCCTGCTGTTAGACAAAAGCGATTCCGATGCAATGCTTGctgtgcaaaaa GCGGGGCTTCCCCTGGACGACCATGGCAACTACGCGGGCACGAGTGAGACTGCATTTACAGTGGTTCCTATAGCAACGCAGCAGGCGACTGCGGCACCAGCTTCCAAGCAGAAACAGCAGCCACCTGCGTCACCGAAACGGAAAAGTGGAAAGAAATCGAGGGGCGGCGGAAG CCCTACTGGCCGTGGCCCGGCCAGCCCTTCCCCACAGGCTGAGCCTGGCGCCAAACCTGCCAAGAGTGGCGCGACACAGCCGTCAGTGCAGCTCGCCACGACGGATGGCGCCGAATCGACGAAGAAGGAGGAAAGCTTCCCGACTGATTCAGTTACAGAAGAAAAGAAAACCAGCCGACCCAG TACGCCGCCGACAAGACCTCAAGCGTTTGAAGAGTTTAAGAAAGAAAGAGGCCAAGAAATCAACCGCATTCTgaacgaaaacaaaacaattcttATGAGCAAGAAACGAATA GTTAGAGACCTAGCACATGCTGTTAATGCAACTAAGCATATGATCGACGGGACCAGGGTTGCTCTGGAAAGGAAGAAGAACGAGAGAATTGAACAAG GTGAATTTGTGAACGAAGAAGGGGAGACGGTAATTGACGAAGAAGAATTCCAACTGATTTCTCAGCTCAAGAATCTGAAACAAACCTATCGACATGACTACGACGAACTTCGAAACGTTAAAACAGAAGTCGAGTATTGTCAGAAGCTGGTGGACCAATGCCGTCAGAAGTTGGTGCAAG AATTTGACGCCTGGTACAACGACTCGTTCATGCAAGACAATCACGAGACCAGCGCTTCGGTTGGCTACGGTGCACGTCCCGGCATAATTGTTCCAGCCAGACTCACACTCAACTCACAGCAGGCTAATCTTGAGGACGACCAG GAGAAATTCGAAAGGGTGCAGCAAGAACTTCTGATGGACCACCAAGATTCCGCCGCTTTCTACAACGCAAAGATGCGAACAAGACGAAGG CAAATCTACGAAAAAGCAATGGCGCAGCCACAACCCAACAGACAGCTGCCCCCTGGCGTGCCACAAGTCAGTATGAGGAATAAGCCTCCCAATCAGATGTCTTACGTTTATTAG
- the LOC143468449 gene encoding kinesin-like protein KIF9 isoform X2: MMSSGRNRVKIFVRFRPTPNFAHDSVEFLNDGQTINIHAKKEDKRQTVNNQLLDWSFKVDGILHNASQEQVYETVVADMTTKALNGFNGTLLAYGQTGAGKTYTITGATENYKQRGTIPRAIAQIFRSVEEQSDQAIVIRISYLEIYNENMFDLLSTLPEGSSSNNGGYDNQMTIVEGANGSICVKGLSMHVANNEGEALNLLFEGETNRAIASHSLNKNSSRSHCIFTIHIESEGQIQKEAMYINKSLTFLEQTVIALADKHRGHIPYRQTKLTHALKDSIGGKCCTTMIANVYGDFPQLDETISTLRFAMRMKCVPVEPAVNEHYDPWLLVRELDANIKNLKQELDMHNTLANRAQVSYSSLSDGQMNDIKKQVRLFLEGKTSEIDVTSLHQIGAIFTQFRSVVLEMERDINQQYKNKFLLLDKSDSDAMLAVQKAGLPLDDHGNYAGTSETAFTVVPIATQQATAAPASKQKQQPPASPKRKSGKKSRGGGSPTGRGPASPSPQAEPGAKPAKSGATQPSVQLATTDGAESTKKEESFPTDSVTEEKKTSRPSTPPTRPQAFEEFKKERGQEINRILNENKTILMSKKRIVRDLAHAVNATKHMIDGTRVALERKKNERIEQGEFVNEEGETVIDEEEFQLISQLKNLKQTYRHDYDELRNVKTEVEYCQKLVDQCRQKLVQEFDAWYNDSFMQDNHETSASVGYGARPGIIVPARLTLNSQQANLEDDQEKFERVQQELLMDHQDSAAFYNAKMRTRRRQIYEKAMAQPQPNRQLPPGVPQVSMRNKPPNQMSYVY, translated from the exons ATGATGAGTTCTGGAAGGAATCGTGTTAAGATTTTTGTCAGGTTTCGGCCTACACCTAACTTTGCCCACGACTCGGTTGAGTTTCTTAACGATGGCCAG ACTATCAACATTCATGCCAAGAAAGAGGACAAACGCCAGACTGTGAACAATCAGCTGCTTGATTGGTCATTTAAAGTGGATGGCATCCTCCATAATGCAAGCCAGGAACAA GTATATGAAACAGTTGTTGCTGATATGACCACAAAAGCACTTAACGGTTTCAACGGGACCTTGCTAGCGTATGGGCAAACTGGTGCAGGTAAAACATACACTATCACTGGGGCTACTGAAAATTACAAGCAACGTGGAACTATTCCCCGGGCAATCGCTCAG ATTTTCAGATCAGTGGAAGAGCAAAGTGACCAGGCCATTGTCATTCGCATCTCTTACCTTGAAatttacaatgaaaatatgtttgattTGTTGTCCACATTACCTGAGGGGTCTTCTTCAAACAatg GTGGTTATGACAATCAAATGACTATAGTGGAAGGTGCCAACGGATCAATCTGTGTAAAAGGCCTGTCCATGCACGTAG CCAACAATGAAGGTGAAGCGCTCAATTTGCTGTTTGAAGGAGAAACAAATCGTGCAATTGCATCCCATAGCCTCAACAAGAATTCGTCCAGATCTCACTGCATTTTTACCATCCACATTGAA TCTGAAGGTCAGATACAAAAAGAGGCAATGTACATCAATAAATCTCTCACGTTCTTGGAGCAAACCGTGATTGCTCTGGCTGATAAACACAGAGGACACATTCCCTACCGACAAACTAAATTAACCCACGCTTTGAAG GATTCTATTGGTGGAAAGTGCTGCACGACAATGATTGCTAACGTTTATGGAGATTTTCCTCAGTTGGATGAAACG ATATCAACACTGCGGTTTGCAATGAGAATGAAGTGTGTGCCAGTGGAGCCAGCTGTGAATGAACATTACGATCCATGGCTTCTTGTCCGAGAGCTGGATGCCAATATTAAAAACCTCAAGCAG gaattagacatgcataaCACCCTGGCAAATCGTGCTCAAGTCAGCTATAGCTCCTTGTCTGATGGACAAATGAATGACATAAAGAAACAG GTTCGACTCTTTCTTGAAGGAAAAACAAGTGAGATTGACGTCACAAGCTTGCATCAGATTGGTGCAATATTTACACAGTTTCGCAGCGTTGTGCTTGAAATGGAACGAGATATAAACCAACAGTACAAGAACAAATTCCTGCTGTTAGACAAAAGCGATTCCGATGCAATGCTTGctgtgcaaaaa GCGGGGCTTCCCCTGGACGACCATGGCAACTACGCGGGCACGAGTGAGACTGCATTTACAGTGGTTCCTATAGCAACGCAGCAGGCGACTGCGGCACCAGCTTCCAAGCAGAAACAGCAGCCACCTGCGTCACCGAAACGGAAAAGTGGAAAGAAATCGAGGGGCGGCGGAAG CCCTACTGGCCGTGGCCCGGCCAGCCCTTCCCCACAGGCTGAGCCTGGCGCCAAACCTGCCAAGAGTGGCGCGACACAGCCGTCAGTGCAGCTCGCCACGACGGATGGCGCCGAATCGACGAAGAAGGAGGAAAGCTTCCCGACTGATTCAGTTACAGAAGAAAAGAAAACCAGCCGACCCAG TACGCCGCCGACAAGACCTCAAGCGTTTGAAGAGTTTAAGAAAGAAAGAGGCCAAGAAATCAACCGCATTCTgaacgaaaacaaaacaattcttATGAGCAAGAAACGAATA GTTAGAGACCTAGCACATGCTGTTAATGCAACTAAGCATATGATCGACGGGACCAGGGTTGCTCTGGAAAGGAAGAAGAACGAGAGAATTGAACAAG GTGAATTTGTGAACGAAGAAGGGGAGACGGTAATTGACGAAGAAGAATTCCAACTGATTTCTCAGCTCAAGAATCTGAAACAAACCTATCGACATGACTACGACGAACTTCGAAACGTTAAAACAGAAGTCGAGTATTGTCAGAAGCTGGTGGACCAATGCCGTCAGAAGTTGGTGCAAG AATTTGACGCCTGGTACAACGACTCGTTCATGCAAGACAATCACGAGACCAGCGCTTCGGTTGGCTACGGTGCACGTCCCGGCATAATTGTTCCAGCCAGACTCACACTCAACTCACAGCAGGCTAATCTTGAGGACGACCAG GAGAAATTCGAAAGGGTGCAGCAAGAACTTCTGATGGACCACCAAGATTCCGCCGCTTTCTACAACGCAAAGATGCGAACAAGACGAAGG CAAATCTACGAAAAAGCAATGGCGCAGCCACAACCCAACAGACAGCTGCCCCCTGGCGTGCCACAAGTCAGTATGAGGAATAAGCCTCCCAATCAGATGTCTTACGTTTATTAG
- the LOC143468448 gene encoding uncharacterized protein LOC143468448, translating to MEGSEVKHKDTGTQELAMKPEEDVLESDDKREKLLRLLGGKKISNESAAKEWITKTRSSKDEEAIKEGLEAQYQTSLSHRLSGAARRHEGIGFEKSSSKLSESEERSNSSSRRRSRSRSPIKSHAASDDKRHENDSAHHESPTNTDNKSCKPAVLDKKNFYMQFTKAKE from the coding sequence ATGGAAGGGTCAGAAGTTAAGCACAAGGATACCGGTACGCAAGAATTGGCTATGAAACCTGAAGAAGACGTGCTAGAATCTGACGACAAACGTGAGAAACTCTTGCGACTGCTCGGAGGTAAAAAGATATCGAATGAAAGCGCGGCCAAAGAATGGATAACCAAGACAAGATCTTCTAAAGATGAGGAAGCAATAAAAGAGGGCCTGGAAGCCCAATACCAAACATCTCTCAGTCATCGATTAAGTGGAGCGGCAAGACGACATGAGGGTATTGGATTTGAAAAGAGCTCATCAAAACTTTCAGAAAGTGAGGAAAGGTCAAATTCTTCATCACGAAGAAGAAGTAGGAGCAGATCTCCCATAAAAAGTCATGCTGCCTCTGACGATAAAAGACATGAAAATGATTCTGCCCATCATGAAAGTCCAACTAACACTGACAACAAAAGCTGTAAACCTGCAGTTCTTgataagaaaaacttttacatgcAGTTTACCAAAGCCAAAGAATAA
- the LOC143468443 gene encoding uncharacterized protein LOC143468443 — MSSKKAPDLPGFYFDEERNRYFRLLPENSGVHPVTGEGIKKKQRRKNKKKNCFHQNVTKSRAPKRELRQQNVCNFICKKQIKSFSPLFYQHHVISSKCRCFGPGMMFTGFSPMLRGNQVDWQYKPEVAIPSLDSSQMLLVSNEAGFKALSKVEKIDVSTTSASLQSISTSPASYICDISYQEFSQSGNAYGGGVLMAAVCGFNESAVIYINQTFSAVRVIYPAAMPEACALHRQHSMMTYSVESDLAYIEDIERHFSTSAEVRTTGAQHISMGSRISSLSFSIYKKYLYCGFLDGKMFGLDCRTNMHMCKHERLSYDLKGYFKGKLEVILPLSDERRLITRHISAKDDQIQLWDIRYDTKPLLRYKYNYDQSLLGGRAIKGKMKAFVDPCERILSCTGSDDALHLWDLSTGQHLCHVNGTMGSYSDSWNLLDGRPGIFGIQDGFIAYLPFRCE, encoded by the exons atgTCATCTAAAAAGGCTCCGGATTTGCCaggattttattttgatgaagAACGAAACCGATATTTTCGACTTCTTCCTGAAAATTCTGGCGTCCATCCTGTCACTGGAGAGggaataaaaaagaaacaaagaagaaagaacaaaaagaaaaattgttttcatcaaaatGTAACTAAAAGTCGTGCTCCAAAGCGTGAACTTCGTCAACAAAATGtctgcaattttatttgtaaaaagcaaataaagaGCTTTTCACCATTATTTTACCAACATCATGTAATTTCCTCAAAGTGTCGTTGTTTTGGCCCTGGTATGATGTTTACTGGGTTTTCTCCAATGCTACGTGGAAATCAAGTGGATTGGCAATACAAACCTGAAGTAGCAATCCCGTCTCTTGATTCTTCTCAAATGTTACTTGTCAGCAATGAAGCGGGATTTAAAGCTTTatcaaaagttgaaaaaattgatGTTTCTACAACATCTGCTTCATTACAATCAATATCAACAAGCCCAGCAAGTTATATTTGTGACATTTCATATCAGGAATTTTCACAAAGTGGAAATGCATATGGTGGAGGTGTATTAATGGCAGCTGTATGCGGTTTTAATGAATCTGCAGTTATCTACATCAACCAAACCTTTTCTGCAGTGCGTGTGATATATCCCGCAGCCATGCCTGAAGCATGTGCACTTCACAGACAACATTCAATGATGACCTATTCCGTTGAATCAGACCTTGCATACATAGAAGACATTGAAAGACATTTTTCTACTTCAGCAGAAGTAAGAACTACAGGTGCCCAACACATATCAATGGGTTCCAGGATATCTTCTCTTAGTTTCAGCatctacaaaaaatatttgtactgtGGATTTCTTGATGGCAAAATGTTTGGTCTAGATTGCCGTACCAACATGCATATGTGCAAGCATGAGAGGTTGAGCTATGATTTAAAAG GTTATTTCAAAGGAAAGCTTGAAGTCATTCTGCCATTAAGTGATGAGCGGCGTTTGATAACGAGGCATATTTCTGCCAAGGATGATCAAATTCAACTTTGGGACATACGTTACGATACCAAACCTTTGTTAAGATATAAATACAACTATGATCAAAGCCTGCTTGGTGGTCGAGCAATTAAAGGAAAAATGAAAGCCTTTGTAGACCCCTGCGAGAGAATTTTATCATGCACAGGGTCAGACGATGCACTTCACTTGTGGGATTTATCCACTGGCCAACATTTATGTCATGTTAATGGTACAATGGGGTCTTATTCTGACTCATGGAATTTATTGGATGGTAGACCAGGCATATTTGGAATACAAGATGGTTTTATTGCATATTTGCCATTTCGTTGCGAATGA
- the LOC143468445 gene encoding angio-associated migratory cell protein-like encodes MDQTPMDEEGTIETKDFSETDMQDDPDSGEDDDESPEEEQQQYDNADLIFQQHKGEVFVVDVDKSGKHAVSGGVDDKGYVWEIETGDVLVDHKGQDSVTCACFSADSSFVAMGDISGAIKVWKMDTREEVWEFQTGGDLEWLKWHPVAPVLMAGTTDGEAWLWKIPSGDCKTYQSHGDGCTCGDIFPDGKKAALGYADGSVRIFDLKTQEVLYTINKGKNAHRDGINDVRCSPDGQVVLTASVDGSSKLISLATGKISATYGTRGNQETDFSVEKVSFSNSLPLAATASLNGQLTIWDLKSGQIRHKCQHPEGITSILWNGTTVFSGCLDGISRQWDARSGELLATFVGHSDQIYDLALSSDGRLLLSASADETVRVFDTTSGIGLPSTSS; translated from the exons ATGGATCAAACACCAATGGACGAAGAAGGAACCATTGAAACTAAAGATTTTAGTG AGACCGACATGCAAGATGATCCTGACTCAGGTGAAGATGATGATGAAAGTCCAGAGGAAGAGCAGCAGCAGTATGATAATGCTGACCTCATCTTTCAACAACATAAAG GAGAAGTGTTTGTAGTAGATGTAGACAAATCTGGAAAACATGCAGTATCAGGTGGTGTTGACGATAAAGGTTATGTTTGGGAAATTGAAACCGGTGATGTTCTGGTTGATCAcaaag GACAAGACAGCGTGACCTGTGCTTGCTTCAGTGCCGATTCATCATTTGTTGCCATGGGCGACATCAGTGGTGCAATAAAAGTTTGGAAGATGGACACAAGAGAGGAAGTGTGGGAATTCCAAACAGGAGGAGACCTTGAA TGGTTGAAATGGCATCCAGTTGCCCCAGTGCTAATGGCTGGCACAACTGACGGTGAAGCATGGCTTTGGAAGATACCAAGTGGTGATTGCAAAACATATCAG AGTCACGGAGATGGATGCACATGTGGTGATATCTTTCCTGACGGAAAGAAAGCTGCACTTGGCTATGCAGATGGTTCAGTGAGAATCTTTGACCTTAAAACACAAGAAGTTCTTTATACCATCAATAAAG GTAAAAACGCACATCGTGACGGTATAAACGATGTCAGATGTTCTCCAGACGGCCAAGTTGTACTCACTGCTTCAGTGGATGGTAGCTCAAAGCTAATTAGCCTAGCTACTGGCAAG ATATCTGCTACGTATGGGACAAGAGGAAATCAAGAAACCGATTTTAGCGTAGAAAAGGTTTCTTTTTCAAACAG ctTACCCCTTGCAGCTACAGCATCGTTAAACGGTCAGCTGACGATTTGGGATTTGAAGTCCGGACAAATAAGGCACAAATGCCAACACCCT GAGGGAATCACAAGCATCTTGTGGAATGGAACTACAGTCTTCAGCGGTTGTTTGGATGGGATAAGTCGGCAATGGGACGCTAGGTCGGGAGAGCTTCTGGCCACTTTCGTTGGTCATTCTGATCAAATATACGATTTAGCTCTATCAAG CGACGGTCGATTGCTGTTGTCGGCTTCAGCTGATGAAACGGTGCGAGTATTTGACACAACCAGCGGGATAGGTTTGCCGTCTACTTCCAGTTAA